A genomic region of Xanthomonas campestris pv. phormiicola contains the following coding sequences:
- the cysQ gene encoding 3'(2'),5'-bisphosphate nucleotidase CysQ: MMRITADLRETVIAIAIDAAAAIMAVYATGFDVEHKADASPLTQADLAAHRIIVEGLERLTPDLPVLSEESAHIPWDVREHWTSYWLVDPLDGTREFVKRNGEFSVNIALIHQGAPVFGVVQAPVDGRVWHAVRGEQAYRRDGFRDTALNTRRPASAPLRVAASRSHRDPRTDALLLRMGETEVIAQGSSLKFCRIADGELDVYPRFGPTSEWDTAAGQCVLQAAGGTLLAADTGKPFRYNRRESLLNGDFLALGDPMLPWRSWLG; the protein is encoded by the coding sequence ATGATGCGCATCACCGCAGACCTGCGCGAAACCGTCATCGCCATCGCCATCGACGCCGCCGCGGCGATCATGGCCGTCTATGCCACCGGCTTCGACGTCGAGCACAAGGCCGATGCCAGCCCGCTGACCCAGGCCGACCTGGCCGCGCACCGGATCATCGTCGAAGGCCTGGAGCGGCTGACTCCGGACCTGCCGGTGCTGTCCGAGGAGTCGGCGCACATTCCGTGGGACGTGCGCGAGCACTGGACCAGCTACTGGCTGGTGGACCCGCTCGACGGCACCCGCGAGTTCGTCAAGCGCAACGGCGAGTTCAGCGTCAACATCGCGCTGATCCACCAGGGCGCGCCGGTGTTCGGCGTGGTCCAGGCGCCGGTCGATGGCCGCGTCTGGCACGCGGTGCGCGGCGAGCAGGCGTACCGTCGCGACGGTTTCCGCGACACCGCGCTGAATACGCGGCGGCCGGCCAGCGCGCCGCTGCGGGTGGCGGCCAGCCGCTCGCACCGCGATCCGCGCACCGACGCGCTGCTGCTGCGCATGGGCGAGACCGAAGTGATCGCGCAGGGCTCGTCGCTGAAGTTCTGCCGCATCGCCGACGGCGAGCTGGACGTGTACCCGCGCTTCGGCCCGACCTCCGAATGGGACACCGCCGCCGGCCAGTGCGTGCTGCAGGCCGCCGGCGGCACGCTGCTCGCCGCCGATACCGGCAAGCCGTTCCGCTACAACCGCCGCGAATCGCTGCTCAACGGCGATTTCCTGGCGCTGGGCGATCCGATGCTGCCGTGGCGCAGCTGGCTGGGCTGA
- the mazG gene encoding nucleoside triphosphate pyrophosphohydrolase codes for MARLRDRAHGCPWDLEQDFASIAAYTIEEAYEVADAIDRNDLDELKDELGDLLLQVVFHAQMAREQGAFGFDDVVTAICGKMVRRHPHVFGDSQVADAEQQTLKWEEIKRNERAAAGKTDSSALAGIARGLPEWQRAVKLQARAARVGFDWPRPEPVLEKLQEELEEVRAEFARGAVQDNQARLQDEIGDLLFVCANLARHAQVDVGAALRHANQKFERRFRAMEQLAQHDGSALDGLSLDGQEAYWQRAKRQERDAAQ; via the coding sequence ATGGCGCGCCTGCGCGATCGCGCGCACGGCTGCCCCTGGGACCTGGAGCAGGATTTCGCCAGCATCGCCGCGTACACGATCGAAGAGGCGTACGAGGTGGCCGATGCGATCGACCGCAACGACCTGGACGAGCTGAAGGACGAACTCGGCGACCTGCTGCTGCAGGTGGTGTTCCATGCGCAGATGGCGCGCGAGCAGGGCGCCTTCGGCTTCGACGACGTGGTGACGGCGATCTGCGGCAAGATGGTGCGCCGGCACCCGCATGTGTTCGGCGACAGCCAGGTCGCCGACGCCGAGCAGCAGACGCTGAAGTGGGAAGAGATCAAGCGCAACGAGCGCGCCGCGGCCGGCAAGACCGACAGTTCGGCGTTGGCCGGGATCGCCCGCGGCCTGCCGGAATGGCAGCGGGCGGTGAAGCTGCAGGCGCGCGCGGCACGGGTCGGCTTCGACTGGCCGCGGCCGGAACCGGTGCTGGAGAAGTTGCAGGAAGAGCTGGAGGAAGTGCGTGCGGAATTCGCGCGCGGCGCGGTGCAGGACAACCAGGCGCGGCTGCAGGACGAGATCGGCGATCTGCTGTTCGTCTGCGCCAATCTCGCGCGCCACGCCCAGGTCGATGTCGGTGCTGCGCTGCGCCATGCCAACCAGAAATTCGAACGCCGCTTCCGCGCGATGGAGCAGCTGGCGCAGCACGACGGCAGCGCGCTGGATGGCTTGTCCCTGGATGGGCAGGAAGCCTACTGGCAGCGTGCCAAGCGCCAGGAACGCGACGCGGCGCAGTGA
- a CDS encoding TonB-dependent receptor, producing the protein MNHTRLAPLAFAIAAALAAPASAFAQQVPTPQRDDAATPAADAGASANGQATPAAVQELDAVKVTGYRASLQKSLNIKRNADAIVDAISAEDVGKFPAANVAESLSHLPGVSVDRQFGEGEKVSILGTDPALNRVLLNGQSIASTSWGGDPNNPDSRSFNYSLLAPEVIGSAEVYKSPQASIDEGSLGGTVILHTRKPLELDRNLLTGSVSYGDNDRSEDGKPNASLLYNWKNDAGTLGVLGSVMHSERSLRRDGVEIFGYSDIQGAGFPDAVAAGKQGVYPTAINSALFTQTRKRDGVTGSLQWKPNDAFELTYTGLYVEETFDNVNQSRYANVVPADATALDVTDGVATSGAYGDNAETILDSYVRKTTVRTSSNTLRGDWHGDGWNVSGQVGATRSAGGADRIYGLTFRGNDAYDYAIDHRNVGVDYAVPPSALESMSVLGATVNRYPNLDKERYAQLDFDHDVAWGPITKLRAGIKATRHSTAQDMYYDSFPADPNTTLAAVYGGGTPGGYLDGLSVSDDMRHWPRQSPGALVDYVGGLPGSDTLAPSYGSSFDVVERNRAAYLQADFSGYNYRGNIGVRYVNTRDAIGGYQYDGSAYAPVRYNKSYGEWLPSLNFAYDLSDALILRVAAAKVIARPRYADLTPYVNADDNKLTASSGNPALDPYRSTNYGASLEWYFAPNSVLAGELFYRDISNYILQTLVQQPLHNNTYDREDIYEVTLPQNSGAAKVKGVSLSYQQELGGGFGVAANYTYSKADTQGDYNLPYNSKNSYNLSPYFEKGPWEARLTLGWRSAYFTQIGRLGANQMTADFTQLDASLSYAITDKVKLQLEGSNLLDETYYSYVGQESQPYYLYKNGRSYMLSVHFTL; encoded by the coding sequence TTGAACCACACCCGCCTCGCTCCCCTGGCCTTCGCCATCGCCGCCGCGCTGGCCGCACCGGCCAGCGCCTTCGCCCAGCAAGTTCCCACGCCGCAGCGCGACGACGCGGCAACGCCTGCGGCCGACGCCGGCGCGTCCGCCAACGGCCAGGCCACGCCCGCGGCGGTCCAGGAACTGGATGCGGTCAAGGTCACCGGCTACCGCGCCAGCCTGCAGAAATCGCTCAACATCAAGCGCAACGCCGATGCGATCGTCGATGCGATCTCGGCCGAGGACGTCGGCAAGTTTCCCGCCGCCAACGTCGCCGAATCGCTGTCGCACCTGCCCGGGGTCAGCGTCGACCGCCAGTTCGGCGAAGGCGAGAAGGTCTCGATCCTGGGCACCGACCCGGCCCTGAACCGGGTCCTGCTCAACGGCCAGAGCATCGCCTCCACCAGTTGGGGCGGCGATCCGAACAATCCGGACAGCCGCTCGTTCAACTATTCGCTGCTGGCGCCGGAAGTGATCGGCAGCGCCGAGGTCTACAAGAGCCCGCAGGCCAGCATCGACGAAGGCAGCCTGGGCGGCACCGTGATCCTGCACACGCGCAAGCCGCTGGAACTGGACAGGAACCTGCTGACCGGCAGCGTCAGCTACGGCGACAACGACCGCTCCGAGGACGGCAAGCCCAACGCCTCGCTGCTGTACAACTGGAAGAACGACGCCGGCACGCTCGGCGTGCTCGGCTCGGTGATGCATTCGGAGCGCTCGCTGCGCCGCGACGGCGTGGAGATCTTCGGCTACAGCGACATCCAGGGCGCCGGCTTCCCCGACGCGGTCGCCGCCGGCAAGCAAGGGGTCTATCCCACCGCGATCAACAGCGCGCTGTTCACCCAGACCCGCAAGCGCGACGGCGTCACCGGCTCGCTGCAGTGGAAGCCGAACGATGCCTTCGAGCTGACCTACACCGGCCTGTATGTCGAAGAGACCTTCGACAACGTCAACCAGAGCCGCTACGCCAACGTCGTGCCGGCCGATGCCACCGCGCTGGACGTGACCGACGGCGTCGCCACCTCGGGGGCCTATGGCGACAACGCCGAGACCATCCTCGATTCGTACGTGCGCAAGACCACGGTCAGGACCAGCAGCAACACCTTGCGCGGCGACTGGCACGGCGATGGCTGGAACGTCTCCGGCCAGGTCGGCGCGACCCGCTCGGCCGGCGGCGCCGATCGCATCTACGGCCTCACCTTCCGCGGCAACGACGCCTACGACTACGCCATCGACCACCGCAATGTCGGCGTGGACTACGCGGTGCCGCCGTCGGCGCTGGAATCGATGTCGGTACTGGGCGCCACCGTCAACCGCTATCCGAACCTGGACAAGGAGCGTTACGCGCAACTGGACTTCGACCACGACGTGGCCTGGGGGCCGATCACCAAGCTGCGCGCCGGGATCAAGGCCACCCGCCACAGCACCGCCCAGGACATGTACTACGACAGCTTCCCGGCCGACCCCAACACGACGCTGGCCGCGGTCTATGGCGGCGGCACGCCCGGCGGCTATCTGGACGGGCTGTCGGTCAGCGACGACATGCGCCACTGGCCGCGGCAAAGCCCTGGCGCGCTGGTTGACTACGTCGGCGGCCTGCCCGGCAGCGACACGCTCGCGCCCAGCTACGGCAGCAGCTTCGACGTGGTCGAGCGCAACCGCGCCGCCTATCTGCAGGCGGATTTCTCCGGCTACAACTACCGCGGCAACATCGGCGTGCGCTACGTCAACACCCGCGACGCGATCGGCGGCTACCAGTACGACGGCAGCGCCTATGCGCCGGTGCGCTACAACAAGTCCTATGGCGAATGGCTGCCGTCGCTGAACTTCGCCTACGACCTGTCCGATGCGCTGATCCTGCGCGTGGCCGCGGCCAAGGTGATCGCCCGCCCGCGCTATGCCGACCTCACCCCGTACGTCAACGCCGACGACAACAAGCTCACCGCCAGCAGCGGCAATCCGGCGCTGGATCCGTACCGCTCGACCAACTACGGCGCGTCGCTGGAATGGTATTTCGCGCCCAACAGCGTCCTGGCCGGCGAGCTGTTCTACCGCGACATCTCCAACTACATCCTGCAGACGCTGGTGCAGCAGCCGCTGCACAACAACACCTACGACCGCGAGGACATCTACGAGGTGACCCTGCCGCAGAACTCCGGCGCGGCCAAGGTCAAGGGCGTATCGCTGAGCTACCAGCAGGAGCTGGGCGGCGGCTTCGGCGTGGCGGCCAACTACACCTACTCCAAGGCCGACACCCAGGGCGACTACAACCTGCCCTACAACTCCAAGAACAGCTACAACCTCAGCCCCTACTTCGAGAAAGGGCCATGGGAGGCGCGGCTGACGCTGGGCTGGCGCTCGGCCTACTTCACCCAGATCGGCCGCCTGGGCGCGAACCAGATGACCGCCGATTTCACCCAGCTCGATGCCTCGCTGTCCTATGCGATCACCGACAAGGTCAAGCTGCAACTGGAAGGCAGCAATCTGCTCGACGAGACCTACTACAGCTATGTGGGCCAGGAAAGCCAGCCCTACTATCTCTACAAGAACGGCCGCAGCTACATGCTCAGCGTGCACTTCACGCTATAG
- the bioA gene encoding adenosylmethionine--8-amino-7-oxononanoate transaminase codes for MLTDLTASQTAAAWRQRDLAVLWHPCTQMREHPDTLPLLPIARGEGAWLIDHEGNRYLDAVSSWWTNLFGHSEPRIAAAIAAQATQLEQVMLAGFSHAPAVELAEQLLALAPRQDGRAPLAKVFYADNGSAGVEVALKMAFHYFHNRGETRRTRFVALENGYHGETIGALAVGDIPLYRRVYAPLLCEALFAPSPDAYLAAPGQSARQRADAAADALADLFDRHPGEICAVILEPRLQCAGGMRMHDPAYLRRARELCDANGAFLIADEIATGFGRTGTLFACEQAGVMPDLLCLSKGLTGGFLPLSAVLATQHLYDAFLDDSRERAFLHSHSYTGNPLACAAALACLRIFQQDDVIARNRGTAETMRALSAPFNDHPHVADVRQAGMVVAFELTRNGDRRTPFAAAARVGLCAYRAALQRGVVLRPLGDVLYWMPPYCVDDDQLALLAETTLAAIDEAVACA; via the coding sequence ATGCTAACAGACCTGACCGCATCACAGACTGCCGCCGCCTGGCGGCAACGCGACCTGGCGGTGCTGTGGCACCCCTGCACGCAGATGCGCGAGCATCCCGACACCCTGCCGCTGCTGCCGATCGCGCGTGGCGAAGGCGCCTGGCTGATCGATCACGAAGGCAACCGCTACCTGGATGCGGTCAGCAGTTGGTGGACCAATCTGTTCGGCCACAGCGAGCCGCGCATCGCCGCGGCCATCGCAGCGCAGGCCACCCAGCTGGAACAGGTGATGCTGGCCGGCTTCAGCCACGCGCCGGCGGTGGAACTGGCCGAGCAGTTGCTGGCGCTGGCGCCGCGCCAGGACGGGCGCGCGCCGCTGGCCAAGGTGTTCTACGCCGACAACGGTTCGGCCGGGGTCGAAGTGGCGCTGAAGATGGCGTTCCACTATTTCCACAACCGCGGCGAGACCCGCCGCACCCGCTTCGTGGCGCTGGAGAACGGCTACCACGGCGAGACCATCGGCGCGCTGGCGGTCGGCGACATCCCGCTGTACCGGCGGGTGTACGCGCCGCTGCTGTGCGAAGCGCTGTTCGCGCCCTCGCCCGACGCCTACCTGGCCGCGCCGGGGCAGAGCGCGCGGCAGCGCGCCGATGCCGCCGCCGATGCGCTGGCCGACCTGTTCGACCGCCATCCGGGCGAGATCTGCGCGGTGATCCTGGAGCCGCGCCTGCAGTGCGCCGGCGGCATGCGCATGCACGACCCGGCCTACCTGCGCCGCGCGCGCGAGCTGTGCGACGCCAACGGCGCGTTCCTGATCGCCGACGAGATCGCCACCGGCTTCGGCCGCACCGGTACCCTGTTCGCCTGCGAGCAGGCCGGGGTGATGCCGGACCTGCTGTGCCTGTCCAAGGGCCTGACCGGCGGCTTCCTGCCGCTGTCGGCGGTGCTGGCCACGCAACACTTATATGACGCCTTCCTCGACGACAGCCGCGAGCGCGCCTTCCTGCACTCGCACAGCTACACCGGCAATCCGCTGGCCTGCGCCGCCGCGCTGGCCTGCCTGCGGATCTTCCAGCAGGACGACGTGATCGCGCGCAACCGCGGCACCGCCGAAACCATGCGCGCGCTGTCGGCCCCGTTCAACGACCATCCGCACGTGGCCGACGTGCGCCAGGCCGGGATGGTGGTCGCATTCGAACTCACCCGCAACGGCGACAGGCGCACGCCGTTCGCGGCCGCCGCGCGGGTCGGCCTGTGCGCCTACCGCGCGGCGCTGCAGCGCGGCGTGGTGCTGCGCCCGCTGGGCGACGTGCTGTACTGGATGCCGCCGTACTGCGTGGACGACGACCAGCTGGCGCTGCTCGCCGAGACCACCCTGGCCGCGATCGACGAGGCCGTGGCATGCGCCTGA
- a CDS encoding 16S rRNA (uracil(1498)-N(3))-methyltransferase translates to MRLTRCHVQLPLRAGDDLVLPEDVAGHLLRVLRLREGDRCVLFNGDGCDYDAELLQVGKRGASARIGAARPADTESPLAITLLQGVARGEKMDLILQKATELGVAAIVPVWAERTEVKLDAARVEKRVAHWRSVVVSACEQSGRARVPHLAAPLALADAAAAVAGAQLKLTLDPQGEHRLRTLRIDGNAATIAIGPEGGWSPRDRAALHAAGFAGLRLGPRILRTETAGLAAIAALQAQCGDL, encoded by the coding sequence ATGCGCCTGACCCGCTGCCATGTGCAGCTGCCGCTGCGCGCAGGCGACGACCTGGTCCTGCCCGAGGACGTCGCCGGGCACCTGCTGCGCGTGCTGCGGCTGCGCGAGGGCGACCGCTGCGTGCTGTTCAACGGCGACGGCTGCGACTACGACGCCGAACTGCTGCAGGTCGGCAAGCGCGGCGCCAGCGCGCGCATCGGCGCGGCGCGGCCGGCCGACACCGAATCGCCGCTGGCGATCACCCTGCTGCAGGGCGTGGCGCGCGGCGAGAAGATGGACCTGATCCTGCAGAAAGCGACCGAACTGGGCGTGGCCGCGATCGTGCCGGTGTGGGCCGAACGCACCGAGGTGAAGCTGGATGCGGCACGGGTGGAAAAGCGCGTGGCGCACTGGCGCAGCGTCGTCGTCTCGGCCTGCGAACAATCCGGTCGCGCGCGCGTCCCCCACCTGGCCGCGCCGCTGGCGCTGGCCGATGCCGCCGCTGCCGTGGCCGGCGCGCAACTGAAGCTCACCCTCGATCCGCAAGGCGAACACCGGCTGCGCACGCTACGCATCGACGGCAACGCAGCGACGATCGCGATCGGCCCGGAAGGCGGCTGGTCGCCGCGCGATCGCGCCGCGCTGCACGCCGCCGGCTTCGCCGGCCTGCGCCTGGGACCGCGCATCCTGCGCACCGAGACCGCCGGCCTGGCCGCGATCGCGGCCTTGCAGGCGCAGTGCGGGGATCTGTGA
- a CDS encoding YnfA family protein gives MKTLLLFVLTAVAEIVGCYLPYLWLREQRSAWLLLPAGASLAAFVWLLSLHPEASGRVYAAYGGVYIAVALLWLWAVQSIRPTRWDLLGAGLCLLGMAVIMFAPRQA, from the coding sequence GTGAAGACGCTGCTGCTGTTCGTGCTGACCGCCGTGGCCGAGATCGTCGGCTGCTACCTGCCGTACCTGTGGCTGCGCGAGCAGCGCAGCGCGTGGCTGTTGCTGCCGGCGGGCGCCAGCCTGGCCGCGTTCGTGTGGCTGCTGAGCCTGCATCCGGAGGCCAGCGGCCGCGTCTACGCCGCGTACGGTGGCGTCTACATCGCGGTGGCGCTGCTGTGGCTGTGGGCGGTGCAATCGATCCGGCCCACGCGCTGGGACCTGCTCGGCGCCGGCCTGTGCCTGCTCGGCATGGCGGTGATCATGTTCGCGCCGCGGCAGGCCTGA
- a CDS encoding TonB-dependent receptor — translation MKSRNTTLALSIMATLHLSANAAAQTVPTDSTASADSDSKSGEKTVQQLDTITVTGYRASLEKSQAVKRSANAIVDAISAEDIGKFPDTNAAESLSHLPGISVDRQFGEGEKVSINGTDPALNRVLVNGQTIASGDWGGNPTDTSGRTFNYTLLSPEIIGLMQVYKSPEAHIDEGSIGGTVMISTRKPLDLPKNTIRGSLGYSYNDRSGKSNPRGSALWSWKNDDETLGLLVAATHDKEEIDRAGIEFFGYTTGASIPGTASISGSGDTATAKVPVGINSSYFEQTRQRDGVQAALQWKPNEQNEFNLTGIYIRGVYNNYSQSRYICPGCNSDLAKVTSATVDNGYITSASVSSDTGNGQPYAQLDTNYRKTTVTTKSLNLRHDFYGDNWVLTSQMGTTGARGGKDPEYLMKFLLQNGGYDFSYDGSNTSVNYDDASAGNWGLTTGQQAGGIYYSVSHDNEKYFQFDAARDVSWGPINKLLLGVKYINHENSNSAWGSSLYATSDVSLSDFGLTSTPSGLYDGLGASGDLVNWSSASLSSVIAYLKSLGDQGHNYYDYSSSFDVKEITKDAYAQANYEWGKFRGNFGVRLVDTTDKSNYWATEDSGSTYYLQSVSKDYFKPLPSFNIAYDLTDDAVLRFSAAKVIARPRYSDLAGAIALSESSTGVYTASGGNPDLKPYESTNYDLAAEWYFNPSSMVGMELFYRDIGTYIVTTTSDQQLQDSSGVTHTYSVSSPVNASNATVSGASAMYQQSFGLGFGLQANYTYATANTSNGLNMPYLSKNTYNVIPYWEHGPWMVRVNYSWRSEYFTQIGRLNSTYFADAYKELDLSASYNVNKWLSINFSATNLLDSTYYWYNKVKYAPIGEYKNGRSYQATLNFKF, via the coding sequence ATGAAAAGCCGCAACACCACACTCGCCCTCAGCATCATGGCCACCTTGCATCTGTCCGCAAACGCCGCCGCACAGACCGTTCCGACCGACTCGACGGCCAGCGCCGACAGCGATTCGAAAAGCGGCGAGAAAACGGTGCAGCAACTGGACACCATCACCGTCACCGGCTATCGCGCCTCGCTGGAGAAGAGCCAGGCGGTCAAGCGCTCGGCCAACGCCATCGTCGATGCGATCAGCGCCGAGGACATCGGCAAGTTCCCGGATACCAATGCCGCCGAATCGCTGTCGCACCTGCCCGGCATCAGCGTCGATCGCCAGTTCGGCGAAGGCGAGAAGGTCAGCATCAACGGCACCGATCCGGCGCTGAACCGCGTGCTGGTCAATGGCCAGACCATCGCCTCGGGCGACTGGGGCGGCAACCCGACCGACACCAGCGGCCGCACCTTCAACTACACCCTGCTGTCGCCGGAAATCATCGGCCTGATGCAGGTGTACAAATCGCCCGAAGCGCATATCGACGAAGGCTCGATCGGCGGCACGGTGATGATCAGCACGCGCAAGCCCCTGGACCTGCCGAAGAACACCATCCGCGGCTCGCTGGGCTACTCCTACAACGACCGCTCCGGCAAGTCGAACCCGCGCGGATCGGCCCTGTGGAGCTGGAAGAACGACGACGAAACCCTGGGCTTGCTGGTTGCAGCGACCCACGACAAGGAAGAGATCGACCGCGCCGGCATCGAATTCTTCGGCTACACCACCGGCGCCAGCATTCCCGGCACCGCCAGCATCAGCGGCAGCGGCGACACCGCCACCGCCAAGGTGCCGGTCGGCATCAACAGCTCCTATTTCGAGCAGACCCGGCAACGCGACGGCGTGCAGGCCGCGCTGCAGTGGAAGCCGAACGAGCAGAACGAGTTCAACCTGACCGGGATCTACATCCGCGGCGTGTACAACAACTACAGCCAGTCCCGCTACATTTGTCCGGGCTGCAACAGCGACCTGGCCAAGGTCACCTCGGCGACCGTGGACAACGGCTACATCACCTCCGCGTCGGTCTCCAGCGATACCGGCAACGGCCAACCGTATGCGCAACTGGATACCAACTACCGCAAGACCACCGTCACCACCAAGAGCCTGAACCTGCGTCACGACTTCTATGGCGACAACTGGGTACTGACCTCGCAGATGGGCACCACCGGCGCGCGCGGCGGCAAGGACCCGGAATACCTGATGAAGTTCCTGCTGCAGAACGGCGGCTACGACTTCTCCTACGACGGCAGCAACACCTCGGTCAACTACGACGACGCCAGCGCCGGCAACTGGGGGCTGACCACCGGCCAGCAGGCCGGCGGCATCTACTATTCGGTCAGCCACGACAACGAGAAGTACTTCCAGTTCGACGCCGCGCGCGACGTGAGCTGGGGGCCGATCAACAAGCTGCTGCTCGGGGTGAAGTACATCAACCACGAAAACAGCAACTCGGCATGGGGCAGCTCGCTGTATGCCACGTCGGACGTCTCGCTCAGCGACTTCGGCCTGACCAGCACCCCGAGCGGACTGTACGACGGACTCGGCGCCAGCGGCGATCTGGTCAACTGGTCCAGCGCCAGCCTGAGCTCGGTCATCGCCTACCTGAAGTCGCTCGGCGACCAGGGCCACAACTACTACGACTATTCCTCCTCGTTCGACGTCAAGGAAATCACCAAGGACGCCTACGCTCAGGCCAACTACGAATGGGGCAAGTTCCGCGGCAACTTCGGCGTGCGCCTGGTCGACACGACCGACAAGTCCAATTACTGGGCCACCGAAGACAGCGGCAGTACCTATTACCTGCAGTCGGTCAGCAAGGATTATTTCAAGCCCCTGCCCAGCTTCAACATCGCCTACGACCTGACCGACGATGCGGTGCTGCGCTTCTCCGCGGCCAAGGTCATCGCCCGCCCGCGCTACTCCGACCTCGCCGGCGCCATCGCGCTCAGCGAAAGCTCCACCGGCGTCTATACCGCCAGCGGCGGCAACCCGGATTTGAAGCCGTACGAATCGACCAACTACGACCTCGCTGCGGAGTGGTACTTCAATCCGAGCAGCATGGTCGGCATGGAACTGTTCTATCGCGACATCGGCACCTACATCGTCACCACCACCAGCGACCAGCAGTTGCAGGATTCGTCGGGCGTCACCCATACCTACTCGGTCAGCTCGCCGGTCAACGCATCCAACGCCACCGTCAGCGGCGCCTCGGCGATGTACCAGCAGAGCTTCGGCCTGGGCTTCGGCCTGCAGGCGAACTACACCTACGCCACCGCCAACACCAGCAACGGCCTGAACATGCCGTACCTGTCGAAGAACACCTACAACGTGATCCCCTACTGGGAACACGGGCCGTGGATGGTGCGCGTCAACTACAGCTGGCGCTCGGAGTACTTCACCCAGATCGGCCGCCTCAACTCCACCTACTTCGCCGACGCCTACAAGGAGCTGGACCTGTCGGCGTCGTACAACGTGAACAAGTGGCTGAGCATCAACTTCAGCGCCACCAATCTGCTGGACTCGACCTACTACTGGTACAACAAGGTCAAGTACGCCCCGATCGGCGAGTACAAGAACGGCCGTTCCTACCAGGCGACACTGAACTTCAAGTTCTAA
- a CDS encoding glucokinase produces the protein MSASSSPMVAASPRAEPFIAADVGGTHVRIGLMREDGDLAHPVTVLDYRKYRCADYPGLAEIIGEFLAGVGGEPVTRGVIASAGYALEDGSVITTNLPWKLSPPDIRERLGLSALHLVNDFEAVAYAASYMGASEVLHLTGPRSAQNGPALIIGPGTGLGAAVWIPTGDGAVVLATEAGHAALTACTVLEMDLVRHVLNGKDYVPVEHLLSGPGLLNLYGALCALRGAVPVHAAPSAVTAAALAGDDALAHESLSVFCGLLGSMVGDMALLYGIQSGIYLAGGFLPQIGEFLAASSFVERYLNKGAMRPALEQIPVKLVEHGQLGVIGAANWFLQQPR, from the coding sequence GTGTCCGCAAGCAGTTCCCCAATGGTGGCGGCCTCTCCGCGCGCCGAACCCTTCATCGCCGCCGATGTCGGCGGCACGCATGTCCGCATCGGTCTGATGCGCGAGGATGGCGACCTCGCCCATCCGGTCACCGTGCTCGACTATCGCAAGTATCGTTGCGCCGACTATCCGGGCCTGGCCGAAATCATCGGCGAGTTCCTGGCCGGGGTGGGGGGCGAGCCGGTCACCCGCGGCGTCATCGCCAGTGCCGGCTATGCGCTGGAAGATGGCAGCGTCATCACCACCAATTTGCCGTGGAAACTGTCGCCGCCGGACATCCGCGAGCGGCTGGGCCTGAGCGCGCTGCACCTGGTCAACGACTTCGAAGCGGTGGCCTACGCCGCCAGCTACATGGGGGCCAGCGAAGTGCTGCACCTGACCGGTCCGCGCAGCGCGCAGAACGGGCCGGCCTTGATCATCGGCCCGGGGACCGGGCTCGGTGCGGCGGTGTGGATCCCCACCGGCGACGGTGCGGTGGTGCTGGCGACCGAAGCCGGGCATGCCGCGCTGACCGCATGTACCGTGCTGGAGATGGACCTGGTGCGGCATGTGCTCAACGGCAAGGACTACGTGCCGGTGGAGCATCTGCTGTCCGGCCCGGGTCTGCTCAATCTATATGGAGCGTTGTGCGCATTGCGCGGCGCGGTGCCGGTGCATGCGGCGCCCAGCGCGGTCACCGCAGCGGCGCTGGCGGGCGACGATGCGCTCGCGCACGAAAGCCTGTCGGTGTTCTGCGGCCTTCTCGGCAGCATGGTCGGCGATATGGCCTTGCTGTACGGCATCCAGAGCGGCATCTACCTGGCCGGCGGCTTCCTGCCGCAGATCGGCGAGTTCCTGGCCGCAAGCAGCTTCGTGGAGCGCTACTTGAACAAGGGCGCGATGCGCCCGGCGCTGGAGCAGATCCCGGTGAAGCTGGTGGAACACGGCCAGCTCGGAGTGATCGGCGCGGCGAACTGGTTCCTGCAGCAGCCGCGTTGA
- the nudE gene encoding ADP compounds hydrolase NudE has product MERKVEELDLEFSNGERRVFHRLTSPGHGAVVVVPMLDAQTVLLVREYAAGVHRYELGLVKGRIDAGETPLQAADRELKEEAGYGARQLQVLRAMTLAPTYMSHQSWLVLAQDLYPEKLAGDEPEELEVVPWKLAELDQLMLREDFSEGRSLAALFIAREWLGRAG; this is encoded by the coding sequence ATGGAGCGCAAGGTCGAAGAGCTGGACCTGGAGTTCAGCAACGGCGAGCGGCGCGTGTTCCACCGGCTCACCTCCCCCGGCCACGGCGCGGTGGTGGTGGTGCCGATGCTGGACGCGCAGACCGTGCTGCTGGTGCGCGAATACGCCGCCGGCGTGCACCGCTACGAACTGGGCCTGGTCAAGGGCCGCATCGATGCCGGCGAGACACCGCTGCAGGCGGCCGACCGCGAACTCAAGGAAGAAGCCGGTTACGGCGCCCGCCAGCTGCAGGTGCTGCGCGCGATGACCCTGGCCCCCACGTATATGAGCCACCAGTCCTGGCTGGTGCTCGCGCAAGATCTCTATCCCGAAAAACTGGCCGGCGACGAGCCGGAGGAACTAGAAGTGGTGCCCTGGAAACTGGCTGAACTGGATCAACTGATGTTGCGTGAGGATTTTTCCGAAGGGCGTTCGCTGGCGGCGCTGTTCATCGCCCGCGAGTGGCTGGGTCGAGCCGGATGA